One window from the genome of Pararhizobium gei encodes:
- a CDS encoding DUF1579 domain-containing protein, producing MKIERTAEHRWLEQLTGRWSVIFDFDEHSVWTEEARSLDGLWHIAEMSGPMPDGSTATMIMTLGYDPDRKCFVGSTIGTMMRNLWVYEGGLDETGKVLTLDCDGPDMDGSGRIARYQDIIEIVDVDTRRFSSRMQAIDGSWKPVMASQYKRMAVP from the coding sequence CAGCGGAACACCGCTGGCTGGAACAATTGACAGGCCGTTGGAGCGTGATCTTCGATTTCGATGAGCATTCGGTCTGGACGGAGGAGGCACGCTCTCTGGACGGCCTCTGGCACATCGCTGAAATGTCAGGTCCCATGCCGGACGGCAGCACGGCCACGATGATCATGACGCTCGGATACGATCCGGACAGGAAATGCTTTGTCGGATCGACCATCGGCACGATGATGAGAAATCTCTGGGTCTATGAAGGTGGGCTCGACGAGACCGGCAAGGTGCTGACGCTCGACTGCGACGGGCCGGATATGGACGGATCGGGCCGCATCGCGCGCTATCAGGACATCATCGAAATCGTGGATGTCGACACTCGCCGCTTCTCGTCACGCATGCAGGCAATCGATGGCAGTTGGAAGCCTGTCATGGCGTCGCAGTACAAACGTATGGCGGTCCCCTGA